A window from Dysidea avara chromosome 2, odDysAvar1.4, whole genome shotgun sequence encodes these proteins:
- the LOC136247751 gene encoding fibrinogen C domain-containing protein 1-B-like, whose product MINTITISIPVVSAVGIVLVDGECQTNGGPIESCCCLGYNNTHFNAKSPGVYTIGGGGWLVVQRRRDGSVDFNRDWIDYEDGFGNLNGEFWFGLRGMHALTNKAQWELRIDYTFTNGTKGYLSYSNFRVGLATEQYPLTILGFDGVTTDPFSTHSLTGMKFTTRDRDGDLCVSCSCAITGHPGGNSGGWWYRSCSHFAPNHRYNHAFGIWLNYQWFQLPFVEIKIRPKVCTV is encoded by the exons ATGATCAATACTATCACCATTTCAATACCAGTGGTTAGTGCTGTAGGAATAGTACTGGTTGATGGAGAGTGTCAAACTAATGGTGGACCTATTGAAAGTTGTTGTTGTCTTGGCTACAATAATACTCATTTCAATGCAAAGAGTCCAGGAGTCTACACTATTG GAGGAGGAGGATGGTTAGTTGTTCAGAGAAGACGAGATGGAAGTGTTGACTTTAACAGAGACTGGATAGattatgaagatggatttggtaACTTGAATGGAGAATTTTGGTTTGGATTACGTGGAATGCATGCTTTGACCAATAAAGCACAGTGGGAGCTACGTATTGACTATACATTTACTAATGGAACAAAAGGTTATCTATCATACAGTAACTTTAGAGTAGGATTAGCCACCGAACAGTATCCATTGACCATATTAGGATTTGATGGAGTTACAACTGATCCATTCAGCACACACTCATTGACTGGTATGAAATTTACAACTAGGGATAGGGATGGAGATTTATGTGTTAGTTGTAGTTGTGCAATAACTGGACATCCTGGTGGAAACTCTGGAGGATGGTGGTATAGGTCTTGTTCCCACTTTGCTCCCAATCATCGGTACAATCATGCATTTGGAATATGGCTGAATTACCAGTGGTTTCAGCTTCCCTTTGTGGAAATTAAAATCAGACCAAAAGTTTGTACAGTTTAA